A genomic stretch from Hemibagrus wyckioides isolate EC202008001 linkage group LG02, SWU_Hwy_1.0, whole genome shotgun sequence includes:
- the dexi gene encoding dexamethasone-induced protein homolog isoform X2, with amino-acid sequence MPHSVYLRLDSVESLLDVLPYMFYLGLFFVNVLILYYAFLMEYIVLNVGIVFLPEDMDQALVDLGVLSDPASVPYETDTEFDVFEGYLE; translated from the coding sequence ATGCCACACTCCGTCTATTTACGCTTAGATTCTGTGGAATCTTTACTCGACGTCCTTCCCTATATGTTTTATCTTGGCCTCTTCTTTGTGAACGTCCTCATCCTCTACTATGCCTTTCTGATGGAATACATAGTGCTTAATGTGGGGATTGTGTTCCTGCCCGAGGACATGGACCAGGCTCTGGTGGATCTGGGTGTCCTCTCTGACCCGGCTTCTGTCCCGTACGAGACGGACACAGAGTTCGATGTGTTTGAGGGATATCTGGAATAG
- the dexi gene encoding dexamethasone-induced protein homolog isoform X1, with translation MARGISLICQVCGGRKALWVPQPKTGVMSMLMMMVMMNGNHDHCSCEKMVPWSLYGRNLGRKKLSRLKKDDVQVFSSGGIFPGKSRRRTAFRKLDGIDVRRDFMADTVALSSPRRISFRLRFY, from the exons ATGGCTCGAGGTATAAGCCTTATATGTCAGGTGTGTGGTGGGAGGAAGGCATTGTGGGTACCACAGCCAAAGACTGGAGTGATGtcgatgctgatgatgatggtgatgatgaatgGAAATCACGATCACTGTAGCTGTGAGAAAATGGTGCCTTGGTCATTATATGGAAGAAATCTGGGCAGAAAGAA GTTGTCCCGGCTCAAGAAGGACGACGTGCAAGTCTTCTCTTCAGGTGGAATTTTCCCAGGGAAAAGCAGGCGCCGTACGGCGTTCCGTAAATTGGATGGGATCGACGTCAGACGGGACTTCATGGCTGACACCGTGGCTCTCTCGTCACCACGCCGGATCAGTTTTAGACTGAGGTTTTATTAA
- the clec16a gene encoding protein CLEC16A isoform X4: MFGRSRGWVGGQGKSKNIHSLDHLKYMYHVLTKNTTVTDHNRNLLVETIRSITEILIWGDQNDSSVFDFFLEKNMFAFFLNILRQKSGRYVCVQLLQTLNILFENISHETSLYYLLSNNHVNSIIVHKFDFSDEEIMAYYISFLKTLSLKLNNHTVHFFYNEHTNDFALYTEAIKFFNHPESMVRIAVRTITLNVYKVDNQHMLHYIRDKTAVPYFSNLVWFIGSHVIELDKCVQTDEEHKNRGKLSDLVAEHLDHLHYLNDILIINCEFLNDVLTDHLLNRLFLPLYVYSLVSQEQSEDRKINPQVSLYLLSQVFLIIHYQPLVNALADVILNGDLSVFMPQTEQNTHKSSSSAAVRRFTKPPESLERSLEMSRHRGRKKAQKRPNYKNVGEEDEEERGTEEGPDEEKEKAKGTEASSKASRTSGDTEEIEMVVMEKCKISDVSTLTEQNITDEEKTAAAAAGMEGQRSRPFLDMVYNALDCEKEDYHALFVLCLLFAMSHSKGINPELLEKIQLPVPGQERSSYSHVLVERLIRVMNHAALPDGRVRLATLELSCLLLKQSVLSGSRCIIKDVHLACLEGAREESLHLLRRFYKGEEIFLDMFEDEYRSMTSKPLNVEYLMMDASILLPPTGTPLTGIDFVKRLPCGDVEKTRRAIRVFFMLRALSLQLQGEPETQLPLTRPEDLIKTDDVLDLNNSDLIACMVVSKDGVQAQRFLAVDVYQMSLVEPETKRLGWGVVKFAGLLQDMQVSGVEDDSRALNITIHKPTSNPHAKPVPILQASFIFADHIRCIIAKQRLAKGRIQARRMKMQRIAALLDLPVQPSSEVLGFGQSSSSSSSSSTSQLPFRFYDQARRGPAFASVDKVPGFAVAQQRSSSLSSSSSITAQSDSISTSGMSTHTTPVRSGSEGRRCTFSLSDDAGEWV, translated from the exons ATGTTCGGCCGGTCCAGGGGCTGGGTGGGAGGTCAAGGGAAGTCCAAAAACATCCACTCTTTGGATCATTTGAA GTACATGTATCACGTCCTGACCAAGAACACGACGGTGACCGATCACAACCGGAACCTTCTCGTCGAGACGATCCGCTCCATCACCGAAATCCTGATTTGGGGCGATCAGAATGACAGCTCTGTGTTTGA CTTTTTCTTGGAGAAGAACATGTTTGCGTTTTTCCTCAACATCCTGCGGCAGAAGTCGGGCCGCTACGTCTGCGTGCAGCTCCTGCAGACGCTGAACATCCTGTTCGAGAACATTAGTCACGAGACGTCTCTCT ACTACTTGTTGTCGAATAACCACGTCAACTCCATCATCGTGCACAAATTCGACTTCTCCGATGAGGAGATCATGGCCTACTACATCTCCTTTCTGAAGACGCTGTCGCTGAAGCTCAACAACCACACCGTGCATTTCTTTTACAACGAG CACACTAATGATTTTGCCCTGTACACGGAGGCCATTAAGTTTTTCAACCATCCAGAGAGCATGGTCAGGATTGCAGTCAGGACTATCACACTCaatgtgtataaag TGGATAACCAGCACATGCTGCACTACATCCGGGACAAAACAGCCGTGCCCTACTTCTCCAACCTGGTGTGGTTCATCGGCAGCCACGTCATCGAGCTGGACAAGTGTGTGCAGACGGACGAAGA GCATAAAAACAGGGGGAAGCTGAGTGACCTGGTGGCTGAGCACCTGGATCACCTGCACTACCTGAACgacatcctcatcatcaattgCGAGTTCCTGAATGACGTTCTGACCGACCACCTGCTGAACCGCCTCTTCCTGCCTCTCTACGTCTACTCACTGGTCAGTCAGGAGCAG AGTGAAGATCGCAAGATTAACCCTCAGGTGTCCCTCTACCTGCTGTCCCAG GTGTTCCTCATCATACACTACCAGCCCCTGGTGAACGCTCTGGCAGACGTTATACTGAACGGAGACCTGTCTGTGTTCATGCCccagacagaacagaacacacacaagagctca TCCAGTGCTGCAGTGCGACGCTTCACCAAGCCACCAGAGAGTCTGGAGCGCTCGCTGGAGATGAGTCGGCATCGAGGCAGGAAGAAGGCACAGAAGCGACCCAACTACAAGAACGTGGgcgaagaggatgaggaggagaggGGAACCGAGGAAGGCCCTGacgaggagaaggagaaggctAAAGGTACAGAGGCTAGCTCAAAGGCCAGCAGGACAAGTGGGGACACGGAAG agattgagatggtggtgatggagaaGTGCAAAATCTCAGACGTATCCACACTCACGGAGCAGAACATCACGGACGAGGAGAAAACCGCCGCAGCTGCTGCAGGAATGGAGGGACAGAGGAGCAG gccCTTCTTGGACATGGTGTACAATGCTCTTGACTGTGAGAAGGAAGACTACCATGCCCTTTTTGTTCTCTGCCTCCTCTTCGCCATGTCTCACAGCAaag GTATAAACCCAGAGCTGCTGGAGAAGATCCAGCTGCCAGTTCCAGGTCAGGAGCGGAGCAGCTACAGTCATGTTCTTGTGGAGAGACTGATCAGAGTCATGAACCACGCTGCTCTCCCAG ACGGGAGGGTGCGTCTGGCCACCCTGGAGCTGAGCTGTCTTCTCCTGAAGCAGTCGGTGCTGTCCGGCTCTCGGTGCATCATCAAGGACGTCCATCTGGCCTGTCTGGAG GGTGCGAGAGAAGAGAGTCTTCATCTTCTACGGCGATTTTACAAG GGTGAAGAGATCTTCCTGGATATGTTTGAAGATGAGTACAGGAGCATGACG agcAAGCCTCTTAATGTGGAGTATCTCATGATGGATGCGTCCATACTCCTGCCCCCGACTGGAACGCCACTGACCGGTATCGACTTCGTGAAGCGGCTTCCGTGCGGAGACGTGGAGAAAACACGTAGA GCCATCCGTGTGTTCTTCATGCTGCGGGCTCTGTCTCTGCAGCTGCAGGGGGAACCGGAGACACAGCTGCCTCTGACACGCCCCGAAGACCTCATCAAAACCGATGATGTCCTCGACCTCA aTAACAGTGACCTCATCGCTTGCATGGTGGTGAGTAAAGACGGCGTTCAGGCGCAGAGGTTCCTGGCTGTGGACGTCTATCAAATGAGTCTGGTGGAACCCGAGACCAAGCGCCTGGGCTGGGGGGTTGTCAAGTTCGCAGGTCTTCTGCAG GACATGCAGGTGTCCGGTGTGGAGGACGACAGCAGAGCCCTGAACATCACCATCCACAAACCGACATCCAACCCTCATGCCAAACCCGTACCCATCCTGCAGGCTTCCTTCATCTTCGCCGATCACATCCGCTGCATCATCGCCAAGCAGCGTCTGGCTAAAGGACGCATCCAGGCACGAAGGATGAAGATGCAGAGGATAGCAG CGCTTCTGGATCTTCCCGTCCAGCCTTCATCTGAAGTGCTAGGTTTCGGCCagtcctcttcttcttcctcgtcCTCGTCCACATCCCAGCTACCCTTCCGCTTTTACGACCAGGCAAGGCGAGGCCCAGCGTTCGCCTCCGTAGATAAAGTTCCAG